The Longimicrobium sp. DNA segment ATAGCCGTGCGGGATGCCAACTGATGGGCGAAGAGGCGCGCCACGAGGAGGACGAGAAGTGGATGCGGCTGGCGCTTGAGCAGGCCGCCCTGGCGGAGGCCCTCGGCGAGGTGCCGGTGGGCGCGGTGGTGGTGCGGGGCGGGGAGCTGGTGGCCGCGGGCCACAACCTCACCCACACCCTGCAGGACCCCAGCGCCCACGCCGAGATGGTGGCCATCCGCCGCGCCGC contains these protein-coding regions:
- a CDS encoding deaminase codes for the protein MGEEARHEEDEKWMRLALEQAALAEALGEVPVGAVVVRGGELVAAGHNLTHTLQDPSAHAEMVAIRRAA